A genomic window from Gambusia affinis linkage group LG16, SWU_Gaff_1.0, whole genome shotgun sequence includes:
- the LOC122846469 gene encoding uncharacterized protein LOC122846469 isoform X1, translating into MDQLTLSCMMCKMDSSTDSDSEISPRWSDTSTLVKAPESLLAVSSAPESRTSRPTVALTYKSAGRHGCYSLCLDPYDGSSEDSEESNGASREKRQQGGCSVSGQRRRLLRHHSASLTVSEMVTNGSRDSLTHYQSLVHQSVSYSTKGIHAMDVEVQLDGSGLAAGCSPGLLPPEERSSCQIGSCSSLRPLCKRKELPPGQVEAEPRKRQCVGNMEDEPDEQ; encoded by the exons ATGGACCAGCTGACTCTGAGCTGCATG ATGTGTAAGATGGACTCCAGCACGGATTCAGACTCTGAGATCAGCCCCAGGTGGTCGGACACCAGCACTCTG GTCAAAGCGCCTGAGTCTCTGCTTGCTGTGAGCAGCGCACCTGAAAGCAGAACCTCCCGCCCGACCGTGGCTTTAACATACAAGTCTGCAGGAAGACATGGCTGCTATTCGCTG TGTTTGGACCCGTATGATGGGAGCTCAGAGGATTCTGAGGAGTCAAACGGTGCCAGCAGGGAGAAGAGGCAGCAAG GAGGATGCAGCGTCTCTGGCCAGAGAAGGCGATTGTTGCGTCACCACTCCGCCTCTTTAACAGTCAGTGAAATGGTGACAAACGGCAGCAGAGATTCTTTAACACATTATCAGTCTTTAGTTCATCAAAGTGTAAGCTATTCAACAAAGGGGATCCATGCTATGGATGTAGAGGTGCAGCTTGATGGCTCCGGGTTGGCTGCAGGTTGCAGCCCTGGACTTCTCCCCCCAGAGGAGAGGAGCTCCTGTCAGATCGGCAGCTGCTCATCGCTCAGGCCGCTCTGCAAGAGGAAGGAGCTCCCACCTGGACAGGTGGAGGCGGAGCCAAGGAAGAGGCAATGTGTTGGAAACATGGAGGACGAACCTGATGAACAATGA
- the LOC122846469 gene encoding uncharacterized protein LOC122846469 isoform X2, which translates to MDQLTLSCMMDSSTDSDSEISPRWSDTSTLVKAPESLLAVSSAPESRTSRPTVALTYKSAGRHGCYSLCLDPYDGSSEDSEESNGASREKRQQGGCSVSGQRRRLLRHHSASLTVSEMVTNGSRDSLTHYQSLVHQSVSYSTKGIHAMDVEVQLDGSGLAAGCSPGLLPPEERSSCQIGSCSSLRPLCKRKELPPGQVEAEPRKRQCVGNMEDEPDEQ; encoded by the exons ATGGACCAGCTGACTCTGAGCTGCATG ATGGACTCCAGCACGGATTCAGACTCTGAGATCAGCCCCAGGTGGTCGGACACCAGCACTCTG GTCAAAGCGCCTGAGTCTCTGCTTGCTGTGAGCAGCGCACCTGAAAGCAGAACCTCCCGCCCGACCGTGGCTTTAACATACAAGTCTGCAGGAAGACATGGCTGCTATTCGCTG TGTTTGGACCCGTATGATGGGAGCTCAGAGGATTCTGAGGAGTCAAACGGTGCCAGCAGGGAGAAGAGGCAGCAAG GAGGATGCAGCGTCTCTGGCCAGAGAAGGCGATTGTTGCGTCACCACTCCGCCTCTTTAACAGTCAGTGAAATGGTGACAAACGGCAGCAGAGATTCTTTAACACATTATCAGTCTTTAGTTCATCAAAGTGTAAGCTATTCAACAAAGGGGATCCATGCTATGGATGTAGAGGTGCAGCTTGATGGCTCCGGGTTGGCTGCAGGTTGCAGCCCTGGACTTCTCCCCCCAGAGGAGAGGAGCTCCTGTCAGATCGGCAGCTGCTCATCGCTCAGGCCGCTCTGCAAGAGGAAGGAGCTCCCACCTGGACAGGTGGAGGCGGAGCCAAGGAAGAGGCAATGTGTTGGAAACATGGAGGACGAACCTGATGAACAATGA
- the LOC122846469 gene encoding uncharacterized protein LOC122846469 isoform X4 — protein sequence MDQLTLSCMMCKMDSSTDSDSEISPRWSDTSTLVKAPESLLAVSSAPESRTSRPTVALTYKSAGRHGCYSLCLDPYDGSSEDSEESNGASREKRQQD from the exons ATGGACCAGCTGACTCTGAGCTGCATG ATGTGTAAGATGGACTCCAGCACGGATTCAGACTCTGAGATCAGCCCCAGGTGGTCGGACACCAGCACTCTG GTCAAAGCGCCTGAGTCTCTGCTTGCTGTGAGCAGCGCACCTGAAAGCAGAACCTCCCGCCCGACCGTGGCTTTAACATACAAGTCTGCAGGAAGACATGGCTGCTATTCGCTG TGTTTGGACCCGTATGATGGGAGCTCAGAGGATTCTGAGGAGTCAAACGGTGCCAGCAGGGAGAAGAGGCAGCAAG actaa
- the LOC122846469 gene encoding uncharacterized protein LOC122846469 isoform X3 translates to MCKMDSSTDSDSEISPRWSDTSTLVKAPESLLAVSSAPESRTSRPTVALTYKSAGRHGCYSLCLDPYDGSSEDSEESNGASREKRQQGGCSVSGQRRRLLRHHSASLTVSEMVTNGSRDSLTHYQSLVHQSVSYSTKGIHAMDVEVQLDGSGLAAGCSPGLLPPEERSSCQIGSCSSLRPLCKRKELPPGQVEAEPRKRQCVGNMEDEPDEQ, encoded by the exons ATGTGTAAGATGGACTCCAGCACGGATTCAGACTCTGAGATCAGCCCCAGGTGGTCGGACACCAGCACTCTG GTCAAAGCGCCTGAGTCTCTGCTTGCTGTGAGCAGCGCACCTGAAAGCAGAACCTCCCGCCCGACCGTGGCTTTAACATACAAGTCTGCAGGAAGACATGGCTGCTATTCGCTG TGTTTGGACCCGTATGATGGGAGCTCAGAGGATTCTGAGGAGTCAAACGGTGCCAGCAGGGAGAAGAGGCAGCAAG GAGGATGCAGCGTCTCTGGCCAGAGAAGGCGATTGTTGCGTCACCACTCCGCCTCTTTAACAGTCAGTGAAATGGTGACAAACGGCAGCAGAGATTCTTTAACACATTATCAGTCTTTAGTTCATCAAAGTGTAAGCTATTCAACAAAGGGGATCCATGCTATGGATGTAGAGGTGCAGCTTGATGGCTCCGGGTTGGCTGCAGGTTGCAGCCCTGGACTTCTCCCCCCAGAGGAGAGGAGCTCCTGTCAGATCGGCAGCTGCTCATCGCTCAGGCCGCTCTGCAAGAGGAAGGAGCTCCCACCTGGACAGGTGGAGGCGGAGCCAAGGAAGAGGCAATGTGTTGGAAACATGGAGGACGAACCTGATGAACAATGA